Sequence from the Nerophis ophidion isolate RoL-2023_Sa linkage group LG10, RoL_Noph_v1.0, whole genome shotgun sequence genome:
AATCTACatccatagaaaaaaaaaaatgaatgagctCTTTTTGAATTGGGtgtcaaaacattttgtagaaatGGTAAAGCTAATCCTGCTTTATCCATCGATTCATTTTCTATTCATTGAACCTCTCGGGGtggcgggggctgctggagcccaTCTCCTTGCTGCTGAATAGGAACATTAAGTTAAATACATTTTAGCAATGAAGATGTAATGTTAAATAGTCTTAATTGTTTTGCCTAGGACAAGATTGTCTAAAAGCATTTTACTTTCTTTCACTCCTAATCTTGAAATCTAAAAAGACAAAACGCCATGTGACAATTGTTATGTTGCCAAGCAACAGGGACAATAGATGAACGCACCTCAATGTTAACAGAGATAACCACCACAATCTTCTAAATAACTTTACCGGCATTTTAGGCAAGTTGTTGTTATCAACCAGGCTTTCTTCACTGGATGAGACGTCACGCTGGAGAGGCTGCGTGTCCTGGAGGTAAGAACAAAAAAGATCTTCAAATGCAGTCTGTAGTAAGCTTTCAAAaataaaggggaaaaaaaagctgaCTGCAAAAAAAGTTgaccatgacaaaaacaaaagcatgTGACGACTAAAATATTTTCTATAGACTGCTTCTCTTCCAAAAAGTCACCTTTGGCTGCGAGTATTTGAATGGATTGACTTTAAGTAATACACCTGACATCATTCCTGGTTTctacaaggaaaaaaaaatatcaggaggcaaattaaaatcattttgacaaacaTTTCTTGTTAACGGTACCTCTTTTTCATTGATTTCATCTCTGGGCTCTGCATCCTGAGGCTCATGCTTTGGTGTCTAAAGCAGTCAAATCaacattttgttatttaaaataGCTATTTCATCACTTTGTTATTTAATTATTGGCTTGACAACACATTAGTATTAATATTTAGGACGCTGTTGCTTGGGGCAAACCGCACCTGTGTTGAAGACTTGAATGGATTGACTTTGAATACACTTGCCATCATTCCTGGTTTCttaaaaaaattcattaaaaaaatacattaaaataaaatccaAGGCAAAATAAAATCATTTTGACGAATATTTCTTGCCTACCGGTACCTCTTTTTCCTTGAATTCATCTCTGGGCTCTTGGGGCTCTACATCCTGAGGCTCATGCTTTGGTGTCTGAAGAAGTCAAAACAACGTTTGATCATTTAAAATAGCCATTTTATCACTTTAATTATTGACAACCCAATAGTATTAATATTCGGGAAGTTTTTGCTTGGGGCAAACAGCACCTGTGTTGAAGACTTGAATGGATTGACTTTATGTAATACACCTGCCATCAATCCTGGtttcttaaaaacaaaaaagaataaatCTATGGCAAattaaaatcattttgacaaatatcTATTGCCAACCGGTACCTCTTTTTCATCTCTGGGCTCTTGGGGCTCTGCATCCTGAGGCTCATGCTTTGGTGCCTAACGCAGTCAAATTATTTGGTTAATTTAAGATGACAAAAAACTTTAATTATTGGCTTGGCAACAATAGTATTAATATTTGGAAAGTTTTTGCTTGGGACAAACAGCACCTGTGTTGAAGACTTGAATGGATTGACTTTCTGGAACATCCCTGTAAACATTCCCGGGTGCTGAAACACAAAGGGTTGTCTTTTTAAAAAGCGAGAGCCAAGGAAACGTGTCAAACAGAAAGAACATCGTCCTGTTGATAAAATCTACAATGATTCTGGCTATTAGTCATCATGACAGGAATCATTGGCTGACCTGTCCCGATGACTCAGACACTCCAGTTTCAGGGACCTGTGGGTGAACCGTTTCAATTATCGAACATGCAATA
This genomic interval carries:
- the LOC133560645 gene encoding zinc finger protein 768-like isoform X2; this encodes MFRKEKHSAPTVPSLPPRLPTVPSLPPRLNEQDLDNPITHSTEVQDSGGTQQNPGMLKGVMQKVNPFKSSSQVPETGVSESSGQHPGMFTGMFQKVNPFKSSTQAPKHEPQDAEPQEPRDEKEKPGLMAGVLHKVNPFKSSTQTPKHEPQDVEPQEPRDEFKEKEVPKPGMMASVFKVNPFKSSTQTPKHEPQDAEPRDEINEKEDTQPLQRDVSSSEESLVDNNNLPKMPVKLFRRLWWLSLLTLRCVHLLSLLLGNITIVTWRFVFLDFKIRSERK
- the LOC133560645 gene encoding cadherin-related family member 5-like isoform X1 gives rise to the protein MFRKEKHSAPTVPSLPPRLPTVPSLPPRLNEQDLDNPITHSTEVQDSGGTQQNPGMLKGVMQKVNPFKSSSQVPETGVSESSGQHPGMFTGMFQKVNPFKSSTQAPKHEPQDAEPQEPRDEKEKPGLMAGVLHKVNPFKSSTQTPKHEPQDVEPQEPRDEFKEKEVPKPGMMASVFKVNPFKSSTQTPKHEPQDAEPRDEINEKEKPGMMSGVLLKVNPFKYSQPKDTQPLQRDVSSSEESLVDNNNLPKMPVKLFRRLWWLSLLTLRCVHLLSLLLGNITIVTWRFVFLDFKIRSERK